The following proteins are encoded in a genomic region of Desulfovibrio sp. TomC:
- a CDS encoding DEAD/DEAH box helicase: protein MSFDSFALHSALVANIKRIGYENPTPIQTESIPHILEGRDLMGLAQTGTGKTAAFLLPILHRLLTTPAKSRSPRTLILAPTRELAEQIFRSALDFMRGTKLRAAVIYGGMGMFPQTRALRQGVDIVVACPGRLLDHLNQGNVRFDGLETLVLDEADHMFDMGFLPDIKRILAALPAKRQTLLFSATMPPAISGLAGETLSDPVAVRIGNMAPLATVEHAIYPVSHNQKAPLLLHLLGEAGKSSVIVFTRTKHRAKNLALQLCRSGHKATCLQGNLSQRQRQIAMEGFRRGAFQVLVATDIAARGIDVSQVGHVINFDIPDTAEAYTHRIGRTGRAEHDGQAHTFVTGEDVGMVRAIESHMKKALPRRELAGFEPEPGEFRRSAPAPRYPSRGRQNYGDRPRQSYGERSYGDRSRTDRPARAESAQGDRSRSDRPAGERPRTDRPAGDRPRNDRPAGDRPRSDDRRTTFGLADGGNQRDGNQRPRRPYQGASAA from the coding sequence TTGAGCTTCGATTCTTTTGCCCTGCACTCTGCCCTTGTCGCCAACATCAAGCGCATCGGCTACGAAAACCCGACCCCTATCCAGACCGAATCCATCCCCCACATCCTCGAAGGACGTGACCTGATGGGTCTGGCCCAGACCGGAACCGGCAAAACCGCCGCTTTCCTGTTGCCCATCCTGCATCGTCTGCTGACCACCCCGGCCAAGTCGCGTTCGCCGCGGACCTTGATCCTGGCCCCGACCCGGGAGTTGGCTGAACAGATTTTCCGCTCCGCCCTGGACTTCATGCGCGGCACCAAGCTGCGCGCCGCCGTCATCTACGGCGGCATGGGCATGTTCCCGCAGACCCGCGCCCTGCGTCAGGGCGTGGACATCGTGGTGGCCTGCCCGGGCCGCCTGCTTGACCACTTGAACCAGGGCAACGTCCGTTTCGACGGCCTGGAGACGCTGGTTCTGGATGAAGCCGACCACATGTTCGACATGGGCTTTTTGCCGGACATCAAGCGCATCCTGGCGGCCCTGCCGGCCAAGCGCCAGACCCTGCTTTTCTCCGCCACCATGCCCCCGGCCATCTCCGGCCTGGCTGGCGAGACGCTTTCCGACCCGGTTGCCGTGCGCATCGGCAACATGGCCCCTCTGGCCACTGTGGAACACGCCATCTACCCGGTGTCCCACAACCAGAAGGCTCCGCTGCTCCTGCATCTGCTGGGCGAGGCCGGAAAATCGTCGGTCATCGTTTTCACCCGCACCAAGCACCGGGCCAAGAATCTGGCCCTGCAACTGTGCCGTTCCGGCCATAAGGCGACCTGCCTGCAGGGCAACCTGTCCCAGCGCCAGCGCCAGATCGCCATGGAAGGCTTCCGCCGCGGCGCGTTCCAGGTGCTGGTGGCCACGGATATCGCCGCCCGGGGCATTGACGTCTCCCAGGTGGGCCACGTCATCAACTTCGATATTCCGGACACGGCCGAGGCCTACACCCACCGCATCGGCCGCACCGGCCGGGCCGAACATGACGGCCAGGCCCATACCTTCGTGACCGGCGAAGACGTCGGCATGGTCCGGGCCATCGAGTCCCACATGAAAAAGGCCCTGCCCCGTCGCGAGCTGGCCGGCTTTGAGCCCGAGCCGGGCGAATTCCGCCGCAGCGCCCCGGCCCCGCGCTACCCGTCCCGTGGCCGCCAGAACTACGGCGACCGCCCCCGGCAGAGCTATGGCGAGCGTTCCTACGGCGATCGTTCGCGCACGGACCGTCCGGCCCGGGCTGAATCGGCCCAGGGCGACCGTTCGCGCTCCGACCGTCCGGCTGGCGAACGCCCGCGTACCGACCGCCCGGCTGGCGACCGTCCGCGCAACGATCGCCCGGCTGGCGACCGTCCGCGCAGTGACGACCGCCGCACCACCTTCGGCCTGGCCGACGGCGGCAACCAGCGCGACGGCAACCAGCGTCCCCGCCGCCCCTACCAGGGCGCTTCCGCCGCCTAG
- a CDS encoding DMT family transporter, with translation MKDQKRAMRFGLVTVAMWSTVASAFKLALAHVSPLQLLFFASLASCLTLAAILAATGRLGQLRRLTRAQWRRSLFLGALNPFLYYTILFAAYDLLPAQEAQPLNYTWAITLSLLAVPMLGQKLRGRDLIAILVSYCGVVVIATHGDLLGMRFASPSGVALALVSTVIWALYWILGTRDDRDPVVGLLANFLCSLPLTFLAVLCFSDPFPGSWPGLAGAAYVGVFEMGLAFVTWLTALKCAENAARVANLIFLSPFCSLLLIHFLVGEAILPSTVVGLGLILAGLGVQRLGR, from the coding sequence ATGAAGGACCAGAAACGGGCCATGCGCTTTGGGCTGGTCACGGTGGCCATGTGGTCCACGGTGGCCTCGGCCTTCAAGCTGGCCCTGGCCCACGTCAGCCCGCTGCAACTGCTTTTTTTCGCCAGCCTGGCCTCGTGCCTGACCCTGGCCGCAATCCTGGCCGCCACGGGCCGGCTTGGCCAGTTGCGCCGGCTCACCCGCGCCCAGTGGCGGCGTTCGCTGTTCCTTGGCGCGCTCAACCCCTTCCTCTACTACACCATCCTCTTTGCCGCCTATGACCTGCTCCCGGCCCAGGAGGCCCAGCCGCTGAACTACACCTGGGCCATCACCCTGTCGCTTCTGGCCGTGCCCATGCTCGGCCAGAAGCTGCGGGGCCGCGACTTGATCGCCATCCTGGTCAGCTACTGCGGCGTGGTGGTCATCGCCACCCACGGCGATCTGCTTGGGATGCGTTTTGCCAGTCCGTCCGGGGTGGCCCTGGCCCTTGTTTCCACGGTGATCTGGGCCTTGTACTGGATTCTCGGGACCAGGGACGACCGCGACCCGGTGGTGGGGCTTCTGGCCAATTTCCTGTGCAGTCTGCCGCTCACCTTCCTGGCCGTGCTGTGTTTTTCCGACCCCTTCCCGGGCTCGTGGCCGGGGCTGGCCGGCGCGGCCTACGTCGGCGTCTTCGAAATGGGGCTGGCCTTTGTGACCTGGCTCACCGCCCTCAAATGCGCGGAAAATGCCGCCCGGGTGGCAAACCTGATCTTCCTGTCGCCTTTTTGTTCGCTGCTGCTGATCCATTTCTTGGTCGGCGAGGCGATTTTGCCGTCCACCGTGGTGGGACTGGGGCTGATCCTGGCCGGGCTGGGAGTGCAGCGCCTGGGGCGGTAA
- a CDS encoding glycosyltransferase family protein, translating to MLTIKKSDFKKVKDKKPFAKRPYAFIFIKRSDYVFLDGLEDAFEAIGVKGYGLDLFPWTQKQEFIARLIALIVQVNPDFVLTLSHNGVDPEGDLGNLLGDLDVPLVSWLLDSPGLILSPFRAVVGDNVFLFSTDASALPELSQLGYKHAFYLPLGVNAHPRASGDGLAPAAVHAAENRLLFVGETFSAKIGRYIKTTPSLVRLLPAYKKIAGRLVAERAKTVVALLAEEGGPYAAWYHALGSAPVRQKFDLIVSLYANKLYRTAVLARAIAKEHLIVGPLDWKNALKDRSINLMPSNYDRSFIAGLYKAATITLNITSVHMHGAANERVFDVPFAGGFLLTDSSDQIAGLFEVGQEIATYSGADDFVEQYKRYAQDGATRAKYSENARKRIDAEHTYVHRAATMVSILKAARA from the coding sequence ATGCTGACGATCAAGAAGAGCGATTTCAAAAAAGTGAAGGACAAAAAGCCTTTTGCCAAAAGGCCGTATGCTTTTATTTTTATCAAGCGCTCTGATTATGTTTTCTTGGATGGCCTGGAGGATGCTTTTGAAGCCATTGGCGTGAAGGGATACGGACTGGACCTTTTCCCCTGGACGCAGAAACAAGAATTTATCGCGCGTTTGATCGCCTTGATTGTCCAGGTCAACCCGGATTTTGTTTTGACCTTGTCGCACAACGGCGTGGACCCGGAAGGCGATCTGGGCAACCTGCTTGGCGACCTGGATGTTCCGCTGGTCTCGTGGCTGTTGGACAGCCCGGGTCTTATCCTGAGTCCGTTTCGGGCGGTTGTCGGCGACAATGTCTTTCTTTTCTCGACGGACGCCTCAGCCCTGCCGGAGCTGTCCCAGCTTGGCTACAAGCACGCCTTTTATCTGCCGCTTGGGGTCAATGCCCACCCACGCGCGAGCGGGGATGGGCTTGCGCCGGCTGCCGTTCATGCGGCGGAAAATCGGCTGCTCTTTGTCGGCGAAACATTTTCCGCCAAGATCGGCCGGTATATCAAAACGACGCCAAGTCTTGTCAGATTGTTGCCGGCCTACAAGAAGATCGCCGGGCGTCTGGTCGCCGAGCGGGCAAAGACCGTGGTGGCGTTGCTTGCGGAAGAAGGCGGCCCGTATGCGGCCTGGTACCACGCGCTTGGCAGCGCGCCGGTGCGGCAGAAATTTGATCTCATCGTCAGTCTGTATGCAAACAAGTTGTATCGAACCGCTGTCCTGGCCCGGGCAATAGCGAAAGAGCATCTCATTGTCGGGCCGCTTGATTGGAAAAATGCCCTTAAAGACCGCTCCATCAACCTGATGCCGTCCAATTACGACCGGTCGTTTATAGCCGGTCTCTACAAGGCCGCGACCATCACGTTGAACATCACGAGCGTCCATATGCATGGCGCGGCCAATGAACGGGTGTTTGACGTCCCTTTTGCCGGCGGATTCCTGTTGACGGATTCGAGCGACCAGATTGCCGGTCTTTTTGAAGTGGGCCAGGAGATTGCGACGTATTCGGGTGCCGATGATTTTGTCGAGCAGTATAAGAGGTATGCCCAAGACGGCGCAACCAGAGCGAAATATTCCGAGAACGCCCGGAAGCGAATAGACGCCGAACACACGTATGTGCACCGGGCGGCCACGATGGTTTCGATCTTGAAAGCGGCGCGGGCCTAA
- a CDS encoding MBOAT family O-acyltransferase — protein sequence MLFNSYIFLFAFLPLAFAGFALLAGRDDRRPAKIWLIVCSLAFYGWFAVADVPVILTSIAGNYLLARAIAAARGEAGCVRRTKLFRLGVAANVALLAYFKYTRFFLTDVLSLFGLTVPSPMIVLPLGISFFTFQQIIFLRDIRSGAVTRFRFLDYVFCVTFFPHLIAGPIIKYKNILAQLGSRAFFGLSSVFAASGLAWLTLGLVKKVLIADLIAPFANEVFGQAAAGGPLGSAAAWAGVLAYTFQIYFDFSGYSDMAIGLALLFKIELPVNFDSPYKSRSIVEFWRRWHITLSWFLRECLYIPLGGNRHGALRQYANLLATMLLGGLWHGAGYGFILWGGAHGLALAVTHAVTRRAGPGGESGRTAHLAAVAATFALTALAWVLFRAETLPAAGRVYAALFGAGGGGGPAYGWTVWSALAGCAAVSFLAPNTQQIMAGVRPRIEAFLTPGEPPAPRFLQWRPTVAWAALLGALFFVVVTNLSNATDFLYFQF from the coding sequence ATGCTCTTTAATTCCTATATCTTTCTGTTCGCCTTTTTACCCCTTGCCTTTGCCGGCTTTGCCCTGCTGGCCGGGCGGGACGACCGCAGGCCGGCCAAAATCTGGCTGATCGTCTGTTCCCTGGCCTTTTACGGCTGGTTTGCCGTGGCCGACGTGCCGGTCATCCTGACCTCCATTGCGGGCAACTATCTGCTGGCCCGGGCCATCGCCGCCGCCCGGGGGGAGGCGGGCTGCGTCCGGCGCACCAAGCTCTTCCGACTCGGCGTGGCCGCCAACGTCGCCTTGCTCGCCTATTTCAAGTACACGCGCTTTTTTCTCACCGACGTCCTGTCCCTGTTCGGCCTGACCGTACCGTCGCCGATGATTGTCCTGCCGCTTGGCATTTCCTTTTTCACCTTCCAGCAGATCATTTTTCTGCGCGATATCCGAAGCGGCGCGGTGACGCGGTTTCGCTTCCTCGACTACGTCTTTTGCGTCACCTTTTTTCCCCACCTCATTGCCGGTCCCATCATCAAGTATAAAAATATTCTGGCCCAGCTGGGTTCCCGGGCCTTTTTCGGGCTGTCGTCGGTGTTTGCCGCCTCGGGCTTGGCCTGGCTGACGCTCGGGCTGGTCAAAAAGGTGCTTATCGCCGACCTGATCGCGCCCTTCGCCAACGAGGTTTTCGGGCAGGCCGCCGCGGGCGGCCCTCTGGGCTCGGCGGCGGCCTGGGCCGGCGTTTTGGCCTATACCTTCCAGATTTATTTCGATTTTTCCGGTTATTCGGACATGGCCATCGGCCTTGCCTTGCTCTTTAAGATCGAACTGCCGGTCAATTTCGATTCGCCCTACAAGTCGCGCAGCATCGTGGAGTTCTGGCGGCGCTGGCACATCACCCTGTCCTGGTTTTTGCGCGAGTGTCTCTACATTCCTCTGGGCGGCAACCGGCACGGGGCATTGCGCCAATACGCCAATCTGCTGGCGACCATGCTCCTTGGCGGGTTGTGGCACGGGGCGGGCTATGGCTTTATCCTGTGGGGCGGGGCGCACGGGCTGGCCTTGGCCGTCACCCATGCCGTGACCCGGCGGGCCGGACCGGGCGGGGAGTCGGGGAGGACCGCGCACCTGGCGGCCGTGGCCGCGACCTTCGCCCTGACGGCCCTGGCCTGGGTGCTGTTTCGGGCCGAGACGCTGCCGGCGGCCGGGCGGGTGTATGCGGCCCTGTTCGGGGCTGGCGGGGGCGGGGGGCCGGCCTACGGCTGGACGGTCTGGAGCGCCCTGGCCGGCTGCGCTGCGGTGAGTTTTCTTGCGCCCAACACCCAGCAGATCATGGCCGGCGTGCGCCCGCGCATCGAGGCCTTTCTGACCCCGGGCGAGCCGCCGGCGCCGCGCTTCTTGCAGTGGCGGCCGACCGTGGCCTGGGCGGCGCTCCTGGGCGCGCTGTTTTTCGTGGTGGTGACGAATCTCTCGAACGCTACGGATTTTCTGTATTTTCAGTTCTAG
- a CDS encoding GGDEF domain-containing protein, producing MLITELEKQIRILKRKIARSEENRILLEEALESHIRALSVGIEELMKSHETIKASEERFRQLALYDTLTKLPNRILFFERLERSIFRAKRFRHSLAILFIDLDRFKQINDNFGHQAGDAVLQEASSRIVSSVREVDTVSRLAGDEFSVLLEMFRSRSEIEMIASRIVSSLATPMRLHSNVLEIGASIGISSYPTDGEKPDELLRKADIAMYNIKKRTGNAWQFYTD from the coding sequence ATGTTAATAACTGAACTCGAAAAACAGATTCGCATATTGAAACGGAAGATCGCTCGAAGTGAAGAAAACCGGATTTTGCTCGAAGAGGCACTCGAAAGTCATATCAGGGCGCTGAGCGTGGGCATCGAAGAACTCATGAAGTCGCATGAAACCATCAAGGCTTCTGAAGAGAGATTCAGGCAACTTGCTTTGTATGACACGCTTACGAAACTGCCTAACCGCATTTTGTTCTTTGAGAGGCTTGAGCGATCGATTTTCCGGGCGAAACGCTTCCGGCATTCTTTGGCGATATTATTCATTGATTTAGATAGGTTCAAACAAATTAACGACAACTTTGGCCACCAGGCCGGCGATGCTGTTCTGCAAGAAGCCAGCTCAAGGATCGTGTCGAGTGTTCGGGAAGTCGACACCGTCTCGCGGTTGGCTGGTGACGAATTTTCTGTCCTGCTCGAAATGTTTCGAAGCCGGTCTGAGATAGAAATGATCGCCAGCAGGATCGTGTCGTCGTTGGCAACGCCGATGCGCTTACATTCAAACGTGCTCGAGATTGGCGCAAGCATCGGAATAAGCAGTTATCCGACTGATGGGGAAAAGCCGGATGAACTGCTCAGAAAAGCTGACATTGCCATGTATAACATCAAAAAAAGAACCGGAAATGCTTGGCAGTTTTACACGGATTGA
- a CDS encoding FIST signal transduction protein has translation MFEVLIGQSEDVLEKEATEEVLSQIRIQLGQRHPQAGILLCSIEYDHGIILDIIHNEFSSIDLVGCTTDGELCSNLGFTDDSLVLILFVSDVVEIKSGSGFGISSDGTQAGEQAALQCVSKLHNKRGHEKFAIILADPISAGISGVDVGIKKILGENFPVFGGVAAAHSKQRKTSQFIDNTVATDSVVLLLFAGDIHFSFGIKGGHSPLGLREAVGRVEKNTLYTIGQRTAYEYFRHYIGDSDIFMNYCLAVFPDRSDDYYVLSAPKSDPEKGSVSLNGCVPDGAEVQIGTADRNVITKSCFESIQGAIDRYPGKKISVALFFSCAGRKMIMGTKVVEEYATARRLLPSIPFAGFYCYGEFGPVQANSAFRFHGTTFVTLLIGE, from the coding sequence ATGTTCGAGGTATTGATCGGTCAAAGTGAAGATGTTCTCGAAAAGGAAGCTACAGAGGAGGTGCTGTCGCAGATACGGATACAACTTGGCCAGCGTCATCCGCAAGCTGGTATTCTACTCTGTTCAATCGAATATGACCATGGTATAATATTGGACATTATACATAATGAATTTTCATCTATTGATCTTGTCGGATGCACAACGGACGGTGAGCTTTGTTCGAATTTAGGATTTACGGATGATTCTCTTGTTTTAATTCTCTTTGTTTCTGATGTGGTCGAAATAAAATCAGGCAGCGGTTTCGGCATTTCGTCTGACGGAACACAGGCTGGAGAGCAGGCGGCTCTTCAGTGTGTTAGCAAATTGCACAACAAGAGAGGACATGAAAAATTTGCCATTATCCTCGCTGATCCCATAAGTGCGGGGATATCGGGCGTTGATGTGGGTATAAAGAAAATTCTGGGTGAGAATTTTCCCGTTTTTGGCGGCGTTGCTGCGGCACATTCCAAGCAGCGCAAGACAAGCCAGTTTATTGATAATACAGTTGCGACGGATAGTGTGGTTTTGCTTCTTTTTGCAGGGGATATTCATTTTTCATTTGGGATCAAGGGGGGGCATTCTCCGTTGGGCCTACGGGAAGCGGTGGGTCGTGTTGAAAAAAATACGCTTTATACGATAGGCCAGCGGACAGCGTATGAGTACTTTCGACACTATATCGGCGATAGCGATATTTTTATGAATTATTGCCTGGCCGTTTTCCCAGACCGTTCGGATGATTACTATGTCCTGAGTGCTCCCAAGTCTGATCCGGAAAAAGGAAGCGTTTCTTTGAATGGGTGCGTGCCAGATGGCGCTGAGGTGCAAATAGGGACAGCGGATCGGAACGTGATCACAAAATCATGCTTTGAGTCTATCCAGGGGGCCATTGATCGTTATCCTGGCAAGAAGATTTCAGTGGCGCTGTTTTTTTCATGCGCAGGACGGAAAATGATTATGGGGACAAAGGTTGTCGAAGAATATGCAACAGCCAGACGGTTGCTGCCAAGTATTCCTTTTGCCGGTTTCTATTGTTATGGCGAGTTTGGGCCAGTGCAGGCCAATAGTGCGTTCAGGTTTCATGGGACGACCTTCGTGACGCTGTTGATTGGTGAATAA
- a CDS encoding proline dehydrogenase family protein, which translates to MQSQLDEAIRQRGKAFFASIRGESPSIFNKGFWTGKVMDWAMQNEAFKVQLFRFVDVLPYLTTSDNLSRHIEEYFSGGDAGDIPSVLKWGAEKSGMFGGVAAKLMGKAIRSNIEGMARQFIVGEKTKEAVKNIAKIRKDGFAFTVDLLGEATVSEGESDAYRDGYLEVLDAIAAEQGSWKAFGAGEGGLDWGSAPRVNASIKPSALFSQARPMDFEGSVEGILSRMRPVYRKVVAMGGALCIDMEQVKYKDITIELFKRLRSEPEFRSYPHLSIVLQAYLRDTEHDLRELIAWGRSEGLPFGIRLVKGAYWDYETVVAKQMGWPVPVWTKKAESDLAHEKLSRIILENSDLVYFQCASHNIRTIANVMETASELGVADARYEFQALYGMAEPVRKGLLKVAGRVRLYCPYGELLPGMAYLVRRLLENTANESFLRQSFADGEAEDVLLENPATTLARELARQPERETGAPAGIDGLTAFRDEPLADFTIAELRSAFPAAIAAVRAKAGRLIPLSIGGKAIETGDRIPTVNPAAPDEVLAQVCQAGIAEVDAAIAAAKAAFGPWRDKTPRERADVLLKAAAIARRDIVALSAVQVLEVGKQWDQAYNDVGEAIDFLEYYAREAVRIGTPRRMGREPGEKNHLFYEGKGVAAVIAPWNFPLAISLGMTSAAIVTGNTVVFKPSSLASLIGHGMVAIFKEAGLPDGVFNFCPGRGSVMGDYLVEHPAVSTIAFTGSMDVGLRIIEKAAKVQPGQEYCKRVIAEMGGKNAIIVDDDADLDEAVLGVAYSAFGFQGQKCSACSRVIVVDSIYDRFTTRLKEACQCLKIGPSEDPSNAMGPVVDAGQQAKVREYAALARQEGRVLVERTIEGKGYFAPLVVVEGIRPEHRLAQEEIFGPVLSVMRAKDFDQAIEWAVGTRYALTGGVYSRSPRHLEKARKEFRVGNLYLNRNSVGAMVGRQPFGGSKMSGVGSKAGGPDYLLQFVDPRVVTENTIRRGFTPIDADDEWVE; encoded by the coding sequence ATGCAATCGCAGCTCGACGAGGCCATCCGCCAGCGCGGCAAGGCCTTTTTCGCCAGCATCCGGGGCGAGTCGCCCTCTATCTTCAACAAGGGCTTCTGGACCGGCAAAGTCATGGACTGGGCCATGCAGAACGAGGCCTTCAAGGTCCAGTTGTTTCGATTTGTGGATGTGTTGCCCTATCTGACCACCTCGGACAACCTGTCGCGTCACATCGAGGAATATTTCTCGGGCGGCGACGCCGGGGACATTCCGTCGGTGCTCAAGTGGGGGGCGGAAAAGTCGGGCATGTTCGGGGGCGTGGCGGCCAAGCTCATGGGCAAGGCCATCCGCTCCAATATCGAGGGCATGGCGCGCCAGTTCATTGTCGGCGAGAAGACCAAAGAGGCCGTCAAGAATATCGCCAAGATCCGCAAGGACGGCTTCGCCTTCACCGTCGATCTCCTGGGCGAGGCCACGGTGTCCGAGGGCGAATCCGACGCCTACCGCGACGGCTATCTGGAAGTGCTGGACGCCATAGCCGCCGAGCAAGGCTCGTGGAAGGCCTTTGGCGCGGGCGAGGGTGGTCTGGACTGGGGCAGCGCGCCCCGGGTCAATGCCTCGATCAAGCCGTCGGCCCTTTTTTCCCAGGCGCGGCCCATGGATTTCGAGGGCTCGGTCGAGGGCATCCTGTCGCGGATGCGACCGGTGTACCGCAAGGTCGTGGCCATGGGCGGCGCGCTTTGCATCGACATGGAGCAGGTCAAATACAAAGACATCACCATCGAGCTGTTCAAGCGCCTGCGCAGCGAGCCGGAATTTCGCAGCTATCCGCATCTGTCCATCGTGCTCCAGGCCTATCTGCGCGACACCGAGCACGATCTGCGGGAACTGATTGCCTGGGGCCGGTCCGAAGGGCTGCCCTTTGGCATCCGGCTGGTCAAGGGCGCCTACTGGGACTACGAGACGGTGGTGGCCAAGCAGATGGGCTGGCCGGTGCCGGTGTGGACCAAGAAGGCCGAGTCTGATCTCGCCCATGAAAAGCTCTCGCGCATCATCCTGGAAAATAGCGACTTGGTCTATTTCCAGTGCGCCTCCCACAACATCCGCACCATTGCCAACGTCATGGAGACCGCCTCCGAGCTTGGGGTGGCCGATGCCCGCTATGAGTTTCAGGCGCTCTACGGCATGGCCGAGCCGGTGCGCAAGGGACTGCTCAAGGTGGCCGGCCGGGTGCGGCTTTATTGCCCCTACGGCGAACTGTTGCCGGGCATGGCCTATCTGGTGCGCCGGCTGTTGGAAAACACCGCCAACGAGTCTTTCTTGCGCCAGAGCTTTGCCGACGGCGAGGCCGAGGACGTATTGCTGGAAAACCCGGCCACGACGCTGGCGCGCGAACTGGCCCGTCAGCCGGAGCGCGAGACCGGCGCACCGGCCGGCATCGACGGCCTGACCGCCTTCCGGGACGAACCCCTGGCCGATTTCACCATTGCCGAGCTGCGCAGCGCCTTTCCGGCCGCCATTGCCGCTGTCCGGGCCAAGGCCGGCCGCCTGATCCCGCTGTCCATTGGCGGTAAGGCCATCGAAACCGGCGACCGCATCCCGACCGTCAACCCGGCCGCCCCGGACGAAGTGCTGGCCCAGGTCTGTCAGGCCGGCATCGCCGAGGTGGACGCGGCCATTGCCGCGGCCAAGGCCGCCTTTGGTCCCTGGCGCGACAAGACGCCCCGGGAGCGGGCCGATGTGCTGCTCAAAGCCGCAGCTATTGCCCGGCGCGACATCGTGGCCCTGTCGGCCGTGCAGGTGCTGGAAGTCGGCAAGCAGTGGGATCAGGCCTACAACGACGTGGGCGAGGCCATTGATTTCCTCGAATACTACGCCCGCGAGGCCGTGCGCATCGGCACGCCGCGCCGCATGGGCCGCGAACCCGGCGAGAAGAACCACCTCTTTTACGAGGGCAAGGGCGTGGCTGCGGTCATTGCCCCCTGGAACTTCCCCCTGGCCATTTCGCTGGGCATGACCTCGGCGGCCATCGTCACCGGCAATACCGTCGTTTTCAAGCCTTCGAGCCTGGCCTCGCTCATCGGCCACGGCATGGTCGCCATCTTTAAGGAAGCGGGCCTGCCGGACGGCGTGTTCAACTTCTGTCCCGGTCGCGGCTCGGTCATGGGCGACTATCTGGTCGAGCATCCGGCGGTCAGCACCATTGCCTTTACCGGCTCCATGGACGTGGGCCTTCGCATCATCGAAAAAGCGGCCAAGGTGCAGCCCGGCCAGGAGTACTGCAAGCGGGTCATCGCCGAGATGGGCGGCAAGAATGCCATCATCGTGGACGACGACGCCGATCTGGACGAAGCCGTTTTGGGTGTCGCCTATTCGGCCTTTGGCTTCCAGGGCCAGAAGTGTTCGGCCTGCTCACGGGTCATCGTGGTCGATTCCATCTATGACCGCTTTACGACGCGCCTGAAGGAAGCCTGCCAGTGCCTGAAAATCGGCCCGTCCGAAGATCCTTCCAATGCCATGGGGCCGGTGGTGGATGCCGGCCAGCAGGCCAAGGTGCGCGAGTATGCCGCCCTGGCCAGGCAGGAAGGCCGGGTGCTGGTCGAGCGCACGATCGAAGGCAAGGGCTATTTCGCGCCGCTGGTGGTGGTCGAGGGCATCCGACCCGAACACCGGCTGGCCCAGGAAGAGATTTTCGGGCCGGTGCTGTCGGTCATGCGGGCCAAAGACTTTGACCAGGCCATTGAATGGGCCGTGGGCACCCGCTATGCCCTGACCGGCGGCGTCTACAGCCGAAGCCCCCGCCACCTGGAAAAGGCGCGCAAAGAGTTCCGGGTGGGCAACCTCTATCTCAACCGCAACAGCGTCGGGGCCATGGTCGGCCGCCAGCCCTTTGGCGGCTCCAAGATGTCGGGCGTCGGATCCAAGGCCGGCGGCCCGGATTATCTGCTCCAATTCGTCGATCCCCGGGTGGTGACGGAAAATACCATCCGTCGCGGCTTTACGCCCATTGACGCAGACGACGAGTGGGTGGAGTAG
- a CDS encoding Lrp/AsnC family transcriptional regulator translates to MIDEIDRRILMILQDNARTSNADIARAVSMAPSAVLERVRKLERKGVITGYEARIDPSKVELDLTAFTFVKTDEPVGAIDTGQQLAGVPGVQEVHYVAGTAAYLIKVRAPDTRSLADLLKVIGRLSTVRDTNTTVVLQTVKETGALPLGALPQPGEE, encoded by the coding sequence ATGATCGACGAAATCGACCGCCGGATTCTGATGATCCTTCAGGACAACGCGCGCACGTCCAACGCCGACATTGCCCGGGCTGTTTCCATGGCCCCGTCGGCGGTGCTCGAGCGGGTGCGCAAGCTCGAGCGCAAGGGCGTCATCACCGGCTACGAGGCCCGCATCGATCCGTCCAAGGTGGAACTTGATCTCACAGCCTTCACCTTCGTCAAGACCGACGAGCCGGTGGGGGCCATCGACACCGGCCAGCAACTGGCTGGCGTGCCCGGGGTCCAGGAAGTCCACTATGTGGCCGGGACGGCCGCCTACCTGATCAAGGTGCGCGCCCCGGACACCAGATCGCTTGCCGATCTGCTCAAGGTCATTGGCCGGCTCTCCACCGTGCGCGACACCAATACCACGGTGGTGCTGCAAACCGTCAAGGAAACCGGGGCGCTTCCCCTGGGAGCGTTGCCACAACCGGGAGAGGAATGA